GCCGAATAGCCAGCCAGGGTCGAGAGAAAACACCTCTCTCAAGGTCTCGACACTTTTCTTGCTAAGAGGCTTTCTGCCTGCTTCAACTTCCACTAGGTCAGTTTCAGTCATACCCAATTTTTGCGCCAGAACGGTCCGCGTGATGCCGCGGATTT
This genomic window from Deltaproteobacteria bacterium contains:
- a CDS encoding helix-turn-helix transcriptional regulator, with amino-acid sequence MTAGNDQEKIGERLQRFREIRGITRTVLAQKLGMTETDLVEVEAGRKPLSKKSVETLREVFSLDPGWLFGGKHSF